One segment of Streptomyces sp. NBC_00576 DNA contains the following:
- a CDS encoding DUF4192 domain-containing protein: MTNHGETHQVTLRTPAELADALPYLLGYHPEDSIVLVALHDRDGRGRFGGRARLGIPANPDDWPAVAQQLTHGLVTGSQRRGARPESMVVYLCQEPAEGEARHQVRERLRPLAQLLRTECGRLDVPVVEALCIADSRFWSYCCVTPECCPDDGVPMGLPGTSVLAAAATYAGLQVRGTLSELRARFHPWETAAALEQERALDSANARLVPRILDDASRADVADETLRQAGRVRSRFADAPAVAGTLLADLRDDELLTHDEAATLILGLQDRTTRDRAAEWMEGDEAAPALRLWRALARRCVGPYREHAAAPLTLAGWVAWSTGDDLEAREALAMALGADPGYLFARLLHQACNEGLDPESIRRCLRAERGGRTRVTAGPPRTTQATERIGTGDAGEDTGIGWGEDPEGYEAMKRSSGTSGVDRPQRIDSDRRIDGTEAATPSGDVAGPPSCSTSISGAARALESATRRRRRVGPADGAQTRPRAGGTGGTRPQISGRPVVRRRSAGAEGAALRRDRTKGDEA; this comes from the coding sequence ATGACGAATCACGGCGAAACGCATCAGGTCACCCTCCGAACCCCGGCCGAACTGGCCGACGCCCTGCCCTATTTGCTCGGCTACCACCCCGAGGACAGCATCGTGCTGGTCGCGCTGCACGACAGGGACGGCCGCGGCCGGTTCGGCGGCCGCGCCCGGCTGGGAATTCCCGCGAACCCGGACGACTGGCCAGCCGTGGCACAGCAGTTGACGCACGGCCTGGTGACCGGAAGCCAGCGCAGAGGCGCGCGGCCCGAGAGCATGGTGGTGTACCTCTGCCAGGAACCGGCGGAGGGCGAAGCCCGGCATCAGGTGCGGGAACGGCTGCGCCCGCTCGCCCAGTTGCTGCGCACCGAGTGCGGCCGTCTCGACGTACCGGTGGTCGAGGCGCTGTGCATCGCCGACAGCCGTTTCTGGTCCTACTGCTGCGTGACACCCGAGTGCTGTCCGGACGACGGAGTGCCCATGGGCCTGCCCGGCACCTCGGTGCTGGCCGCCGCCGCGACCTATGCCGGTCTGCAAGTGCGGGGCACACTGAGCGAGTTGCGGGCCAGGTTCCACCCCTGGGAGACCGCTGCGGCACTGGAACAGGAACGCGCGCTCGACAGCGCGAACGCCCGTCTGGTCCCGCGGATCCTCGACGACGCGAGCCGCGCGGACGTGGCTGACGAGACCCTGCGACAGGCAGGCCGGGTCAGGAGCCGATTCGCCGACGCCCCCGCCGTGGCAGGCACGCTCTTGGCGGACCTCCGCGACGACGAACTGCTCACACACGACGAGGCCGCCACGCTGATTCTGGGCCTGCAGGATCGTACGACCCGCGATCGCGCGGCGGAGTGGATGGAGGGTGACGAGGCGGCACCTGCCCTGCGCCTCTGGCGGGCTCTCGCCCGCCGCTGCGTCGGGCCGTACCGCGAGCACGCCGCAGCACCTCTGACGCTCGCCGGCTGGGTCGCCTGGTCGACCGGCGACGATCTGGAGGCCAGGGAAGCCCTGGCCATGGCACTCGGCGCGGACCCTGGTTACCTGTTCGCCCGCCTGCTGCACCAGGCCTGCAACGAGGGCTTGGACCCGGAGTCGATCCGCCGCTGTCTGCGCGCGGAGCGCGGCGGCCGAACACGCGTGACAGCCGGGCCACCCCGAACGACGCAGGCCACCGAGCGAATCGGGACCGGCGACGCGGGCGAGGACACGGGCATCGGCTGGGGTGAGGACCCGGAGGGGTACGAGGCCATGAAGAGGTCATCAGGGACGAGCGGGGTCGATCGGCCGCAGAGGATCGACAGCGACCGCCGGATCGACGGCACCGAGGCCGCGACCCCCTCCGGCGACGTCGCGGGTCCCCCGTCCTGCTCGACGTCGATCAGCGGCGCTGCCCGGGCACTGGAGTCGGCCACGAGGCGCCGACGTCGGGTGGGCCCGGCAGACGGCGCCCAGACCCGCCCCCGAGCCGGGGGGACGGGCGGCACTCGTCCCCAGATCTCGGGCAGGCCCGTCGTACGTCGGCGCAGCGCCGGCGCGGAGGGAGCTGCCCTTCGCCGCGACCGGACGAAGGGGGACGAGGCGTGA
- a CDS encoding RecQ family ATP-dependent DNA helicase, protein MSNQELRAEADAILAELVGARGGSARLREDQWQAVAALVEERRRALVVQRTGWGKSAVYFVATALLRRRGSGPTVIISPLLALMRNQVESAARAGIRARTINSANPEEWDTIYGEVERGETDVLLVSPERLNSVDFRDQVLPRLAATTGLLVVDEAHCISDWGHDFRPDYRRLRTMLAELPAGVPVLATTATANARVTADVAEQLGTGGGDALVLRGPLDRESLRLGVLALPDAAHRLAWLGERLGDLPGSGIIYTLTVAAAEEVAASLRQRGYPVASYTGKTENADRLQAEEDLLANRVKALVATSALGMGFDKPDLGFVVHLGSPSSPIAYYQQVGRAGRGVDHADVLLLPGREDEAIWAYFASVGFPPEEQVRRTLAVLEEAGRPLSLPALEPLVDLRRSRLEAMLKVLDVDGAVKRVKGGWTATGQPWVYDAERYAWVAKQRAAEQQAMRDYVATDGCRMEFLQRQLDDEKAVPCGRCDICAGPWLDPAVSLGALAAATGELDRPGVEVEPRRMWPSGMPAVGVDLKGRIPVGQQAATGRALGRLSDIGWGNRLRPLLSAQAADGPVPDEVLAAVVTVVTDWARSPSGWASGSPDAMARPVGVVAMPSRTRPQLVASLAEGLARVGRLPLLGSLAYTPQADEHAAHRSNSAQRLRALAASFTVPDDLAAALAATPGPVLLVDDYTDSGWTLAVGARLLRQSGADQVLPLTLALAG, encoded by the coding sequence ATGAGTAACCAGGAGCTGCGTGCCGAAGCCGACGCCATCCTTGCCGAGCTGGTCGGTGCCCGTGGAGGCTCGGCGCGGTTGCGGGAGGACCAGTGGCAGGCTGTGGCGGCCCTGGTGGAGGAGCGCCGGCGGGCTTTGGTGGTGCAGCGCACCGGCTGGGGCAAGTCGGCGGTGTACTTCGTCGCCACGGCTCTGTTGCGTCGGCGTGGCTCCGGCCCGACTGTGATCATCTCGCCGCTGCTGGCGCTGATGCGCAACCAGGTCGAGTCGGCGGCACGGGCCGGGATCCGCGCACGCACCATCAACTCGGCCAACCCGGAGGAGTGGGACACCATCTACGGGGAGGTCGAGCGCGGCGAGACCGACGTTCTCCTCGTCAGCCCGGAACGCCTCAACTCCGTGGATTTCCGTGATCAGGTGTTGCCCAGGCTCGCCGCCACGACCGGCCTGCTGGTGGTCGACGAGGCCCACTGCATCTCCGACTGGGGTCACGACTTCCGCCCCGACTACCGACGGTTGCGCACGATGCTGGCGGAGTTGCCGGCGGGGGTGCCGGTGCTGGCCACGACGGCGACCGCGAACGCGCGGGTGACGGCGGATGTGGCCGAGCAACTGGGCACGGGCGGCGGGGACGCCCTGGTGCTGCGGGGGCCGCTGGACCGGGAGAGCCTGCGGCTGGGGGTGCTGGCCCTCCCGGATGCGGCGCATCGGCTGGCGTGGCTGGGGGAGCGGCTGGGGGATCTGCCGGGTTCGGGGATCATCTACACGCTGACGGTGGCGGCGGCGGAGGAGGTCGCGGCGTCCCTGCGGCAGCGCGGGTATCCGGTGGCCTCGTACACGGGGAAGACGGAGAACGCCGACCGGTTGCAGGCGGAGGAGGATCTGCTGGCGAACCGGGTGAAGGCGCTGGTGGCGACGTCCGCGCTGGGGATGGGCTTCGACAAGCCGGACCTGGGATTCGTGGTGCACCTGGGGTCGCCCTCGTCCCCGATCGCCTATTACCAGCAGGTGGGGCGTGCGGGGCGTGGCGTGGATCATGCGGATGTGCTGCTGCTGCCGGGACGGGAGGACGAGGCGATCTGGGCGTACTTCGCCTCGGTCGGTTTCCCTCCCGAGGAGCAGGTGCGGCGCACTCTGGCGGTTCTGGAGGAGGCGGGACGCCCGTTGTCGCTGCCGGCGCTGGAGCCGTTGGTGGATCTTCGGCGTTCGCGGCTGGAGGCGATGCTGAAGGTCCTGGACGTGGACGGGGCCGTCAAGCGCGTGAAGGGGGGCTGGACCGCGACAGGGCAGCCGTGGGTGTACGACGCCGAGCGCTACGCCTGGGTCGCCAAACAGCGGGCCGCCGAGCAGCAGGCCATGCGGGACTACGTGGCGACCGACGGGTGCCGGATGGAGTTCCTGCAGCGGCAGCTCGATGACGAGAAGGCGGTCCCGTGCGGTCGTTGCGACATCTGCGCCGGACCCTGGCTCGATCCCGCCGTTTCGCTGGGTGCCCTCGCGGCGGCGACCGGTGAGCTGGATCGTCCGGGTGTCGAGGTCGAGCCGCGCCGGATGTGGCCCTCGGGCATGCCGGCGGTCGGGGTCGACCTCAAAGGCCGTATCCCTGTGGGGCAGCAGGCGGCCACCGGGCGCGCACTGGGCAGGCTGTCGGACATCGGCTGGGGCAACCGCCTGCGTCCGCTGCTGTCGGCGCAGGCCGCGGACGGGCCGGTTCCGGACGAGGTGCTGGCCGCCGTCGTGACGGTGGTGACCGACTGGGCCCGCTCACCCAGCGGCTGGGCGAGCGGCTCCCCTGACGCGATGGCGCGGCCGGTGGGGGTCGTCGCCATGCCCTCCCGCACCCGCCCGCAACTGGTCGCCTCCCTGGCCGAGGGCCTGGCCCGGGTCGGCCGACTTCCGCTACTGGGCAGCCTCGCCTACACCCCGCAGGCCGACGAGCACGCGGCTCACCGCAGCAACTCGGCCCAGCGACTGCGCGCCCTGGCTGCCTCGTTCACCGTGCCCGACGACCTTGCCGCTGCTCTTGCCGCCACCCCCGGCCCGGTGCTGCTTGTCGACGACTACACCGACTCCGGCTGGACGCTGGCCGTAGGAGCACGCCTCCTACGCCAGTCCGGAGCCGACCAGGTACTGCCGCTCACCCTTGCCCTGGCCGGGTGA
- a CDS encoding TetR/AcrR family transcriptional regulator, giving the protein MVTSRWTAAPARTASPRRRGAVLERAILDAALEQLSTVGWNGLTMEGVAAGAQTGKAAVYRRWPSKEDLVADALQAGLPRFDRAPDLGNVRDDLVELCRQVREAMFSRPGFALRSVIHECDNPQAERFQSVIFGGLVEPMVRLLREIIDRGIERGETRPDAANGYVFDAIPAMMMYRTKVCASEWGERDIEEMIDQLMVPLLRAERV; this is encoded by the coding sequence ATGGTTACTTCGCGCTGGACGGCTGCCCCCGCTCGGACGGCCTCCCCCCGCCGGCGCGGCGCCGTGCTCGAACGCGCGATCCTCGATGCCGCGCTGGAGCAACTCAGTACGGTCGGCTGGAACGGGCTCACGATGGAGGGTGTCGCCGCCGGAGCGCAGACCGGCAAGGCCGCGGTCTACAGGCGCTGGCCCTCGAAGGAGGACCTCGTCGCGGACGCGCTCCAGGCCGGGCTGCCGCGGTTCGACCGGGCACCCGACCTCGGGAACGTGCGGGACGACCTTGTCGAACTGTGCCGGCAGGTGCGGGAGGCGATGTTCTCGCGCCCTGGATTCGCCCTGCGCTCGGTGATTCACGAATGCGACAACCCCCAGGCGGAACGCTTTCAGAGCGTGATCTTCGGCGGGCTCGTCGAGCCGATGGTCAGGCTCCTCCGGGAGATCATCGACCGGGGAATCGAGCGGGGAGAGACACGTCCCGACGCTGCTAACGGCTACGTCTTCGACGCCATTCCGGCGATGATGATGTACCGAACGAAGGTGTGCGCGAGCGAATGGGGGGAGCGGGACATCGAGGAGATGATCGACCAGTTGATGGTTCCGCTGCTGCGGGCGGAGAGGGTCTGA
- a CDS encoding ribonuclease HII, with protein MPYEAPTHTIERSLRATTGAKVIAGVDEVGRGAWAGPVTVCAAVTGLRRPPEGLTDSKLIAVKRRTQLAEVLREWVTSYALGHASPEEIDDLGMTAALRLAAERALEALPVRPDAVILDGKHDYLGSPWQVRTVIKGDQSCVAVAAASVIAKVQRDKMMAELGIDHADFGFAANAGYPSPVHKAALEERGPTPYHRLSWAYLDALPQWRHLKKARSWANGGVPEIEGQLGFDF; from the coding sequence ATGCCGTACGAAGCACCCACCCACACCATCGAGCGCTCCTTGCGCGCCACGACCGGAGCGAAGGTCATCGCCGGCGTCGACGAGGTCGGGCGGGGCGCGTGGGCCGGCCCCGTCACCGTCTGCGCGGCGGTCACCGGTCTCCGGCGGCCCCCGGAGGGGCTCACCGATTCCAAGCTCATCGCGGTCAAGCGGCGTACTCAACTCGCGGAGGTACTGCGGGAATGGGTCACGTCGTACGCGTTGGGGCACGCCTCTCCGGAGGAGATCGACGACCTGGGGATGACGGCCGCGCTGCGGCTCGCCGCGGAGCGTGCCCTTGAGGCGTTGCCGGTTCGCCCCGACGCGGTCATCCTCGACGGGAAGCACGACTACCTGGGGTCGCCGTGGCAGGTCCGCACGGTGATCAAGGGTGACCAGTCGTGCGTGGCGGTCGCGGCGGCGTCTGTGATCGCCAAGGTTCAGCGCGACAAAATGATGGCCGAACTGGGTATCGACCATGCAGACTTCGGTTTTGCGGCCAATGCCGGGTATCCGTCGCCCGTGCACAAGGCCGCGCTGGAGGAGCGGGGCCCCACCCCGTACCACCGGCTGTCGTGGGCGTATCTTGATGCGCTGCCCCAGTGGCGGCACCTCAAGAAGGCCCGCAGTTGGGCGAACGGGGGCGTTCCGGAGATCGAGGGCCAGCTCGGCTTCGACTTCTGA
- a CDS encoding MFS transporter has protein sequence MTTSSLTKDQKPGAARREGHPGIALTVIAACQLMVVLDATIVNIALPHIQDALKFSTTDLTWVVSAYTLTFGGLLLLGGRAGDILGRRRVFLTGILLFIAASLLGGLAQEPWQLLAARALQGVGGAIASPTSLALITTTFAEGPERNRAFGVFAAVSAGGGAVGLLAGGMLTEWLDWRWVLFVNVPIGLLIAVLTPIYIGESERHPGRFDIVGALTSTLGMASLVYGFIRAAEEGWRDSVTLASFGTAVILLAAFVFVEMRAKEPITPLKMFADRNRSGTYVIMLSLAAAMFGMFFFIVLFVQNVLLYTPIEAGLAFLPVTFAIAVGAGLSQRFLPVLGPKPFMVVGSALATLGLTWQAFITPDSSYLGGVLGPMLVFGFGMGLNFVTLTLTAVSGVAAHEAGAASGLLNVTQQVGGSLGLSILTTVFGAASRDEAEKQVPKFLAEATAEQKVEFARTKQLPAPWSHEVLAHGISTAFIPAAAMALLALATAWFVIRVRKSDLEALSGTASTAGPAGG, from the coding sequence GTGACTACCTCTTCGTTGACGAAGGACCAGAAACCAGGTGCGGCCCGCCGGGAGGGGCATCCCGGAATAGCACTCACCGTCATCGCGGCCTGCCAACTCATGGTGGTACTCGACGCGACGATTGTGAACATCGCGCTGCCGCACATTCAAGACGCCCTCAAGTTCAGCACCACCGACCTCACCTGGGTGGTCAGCGCCTACACGCTCACCTTCGGCGGCCTGCTGCTGCTCGGCGGCCGGGCCGGTGACATCCTCGGCCGCCGCCGGGTCTTCCTGACCGGCATCCTGCTCTTCATCGCGGCCTCTCTCCTGGGCGGACTCGCCCAGGAGCCCTGGCAGTTGCTGGCCGCGCGGGCTCTCCAGGGCGTGGGCGGTGCGATCGCCTCACCCACCTCGCTGGCGCTCATCACCACCACGTTCGCCGAAGGCCCGGAGCGCAACCGGGCGTTCGGGGTCTTCGCCGCCGTCTCGGCCGGCGGCGGCGCCGTCGGCCTGCTCGCCGGCGGCATGCTCACGGAGTGGCTCGACTGGCGCTGGGTGCTCTTCGTCAACGTACCGATCGGCCTTCTGATCGCCGTGCTCACACCGATCTACATCGGCGAGTCCGAACGCCACCCCGGCCGCTTCGACATCGTGGGCGCGCTGACCTCGACGCTGGGCATGGCGTCCCTCGTGTACGGCTTCATCCGCGCGGCGGAGGAGGGCTGGCGGGACAGCGTGACCCTCGCGTCCTTCGGCACGGCGGTGATCCTGCTGGCCGCCTTCGTCTTTGTGGAGATGCGCGCCAAGGAGCCGATCACCCCGCTGAAGATGTTCGCCGACCGCAACCGCTCGGGCACGTACGTGATCATGCTGAGCCTGGCCGCCGCGATGTTCGGCATGTTCTTCTTCATCGTCCTGTTCGTACAGAACGTGCTGCTGTACACGCCGATCGAGGCGGGCCTCGCCTTCCTGCCGGTGACCTTCGCGATCGCCGTGGGCGCGGGCCTCTCGCAGCGGTTCCTGCCGGTCCTTGGGCCCAAACCGTTCATGGTGGTCGGCTCGGCGCTGGCCACGCTCGGGCTCACCTGGCAGGCCTTCATCACCCCCGACAGCTCGTACCTCGGCGGGGTGCTCGGCCCGATGCTGGTGTTCGGCTTCGGTATGGGCCTGAACTTCGTGACGCTGACCCTGACAGCGGTCTCCGGGGTCGCCGCGCACGAGGCGGGCGCCGCGTCCGGGCTGCTCAACGTCACGCAGCAGGTGGGCGGTTCGCTCGGCCTCTCCATCCTGACGACGGTGTTCGGCGCGGCCAGCCGCGACGAGGCGGAGAAACAGGTGCCCAAGTTCCTCGCCGAGGCCACGGCAGAGCAGAAGGTGGAGTTCGCCAGGACCAAGCAACTCCCCGCTCCCTGGAGCCACGAGGTACTCGCCCACGGCATCTCCACGGCGTTCATCCCGGCCGCCGCGATGGCCCTACTGGCCCTCGCCACCGCCTGGTTCGTGATCCGCGTCCGCAAGAGCGACCTGGAGGCCCTGTCGGGCACGGCAAGCACCGCGGGCCCGGCGGGCGGCTGA
- a CDS encoding NUDIX hydrolase, with product MPYDPSAFPPFAVTVDLVVLTVRRHALCALAVRRGEQPFQGRWALPGGFVRADEDLSQAAARELAEETGLRAHDPVAPAQDNGAHLEQLATYGDPKRDPRMRVVSVAHLALAPDLPAPRAGGDANSARWAPVEELLQQGGYGRDGEQAAPLAFDHAQILSDGVERARSKIEYSSLATAFCPTEFTVGELRRVYEAVWGVALDPRNFHRKVTGTPGFLVPTGGTTTRQGGRPAQLFRAGGATLLNPPMLRPEV from the coding sequence ATGCCCTACGACCCGTCAGCCTTCCCGCCCTTTGCCGTCACCGTGGATCTGGTCGTGCTGACCGTGCGTCGTCATGCCCTGTGTGCGCTGGCGGTACGTAGGGGCGAGCAGCCCTTTCAGGGACGTTGGGCACTCCCTGGTGGCTTCGTGCGGGCCGACGAGGACCTGTCACAGGCCGCAGCGCGGGAACTGGCCGAGGAGACCGGCCTGCGCGCCCACGACCCGGTTGCCCCGGCTCAGGACAACGGCGCTCACCTGGAGCAACTCGCGACCTACGGCGACCCCAAGCGCGACCCCCGGATGCGGGTGGTCAGCGTCGCCCATCTCGCGCTCGCCCCCGACCTGCCCGCTCCTCGAGCGGGCGGTGACGCCAACAGCGCGCGCTGGGCACCCGTCGAGGAACTGCTGCAGCAGGGCGGCTACGGCCGCGACGGCGAACAGGCGGCACCACTGGCCTTCGACCACGCCCAGATCCTGTCGGACGGCGTGGAGCGTGCCCGTTCCAAGATCGAGTACTCGTCGCTGGCCACAGCGTTCTGCCCGACCGAGTTCACCGTCGGCGAGTTGCGTCGTGTGTACGAGGCGGTGTGGGGCGTCGCCCTCGACCCGCGCAACTTCCACCGCAAGGTCACGGGCACCCCGGGCTTCCTCGTCCCTACCGGAGGTACGACCACCCGGCAGGGCGGTCGCCCGGCCCAGCTCTTCCGAGCCGGTGGCGCCACCCTGCTCAACCCTCCCATGCTGCGTCCAGAGGTCTGA
- a CDS encoding ADP-ribosylglycohydrolase family protein: MTVDSSPQERLERALASLRGLAVGDALGSQFFVPVNHPLLKLRELPSGPWQWTDDTEMACSVVAVLAAHHRIDQDALARSFAQHHDFDRGYGPAVNRLLRLVREGGDWRELASALFKGQGSWGNGAAMRIAPLGAWYAGDPEQATHQAEISAYPTHQHREAVVGAMAVAAAAALVAAPGGPPGPGALLDGVISLVPRSAVSAGLRRARDMLDYADAGTVAAVLGCGRRTSAHDTVPFALWSAARALGDYEEAFWATAQVGGDVDTNCAIVGGVLAAGKAGAPPSAWLERTETLPEWAPAGA; this comes from the coding sequence ATGACCGTTGATTCCTCACCTCAAGAGCGCCTGGAGCGCGCCCTGGCCAGCCTGCGCGGGCTTGCGGTGGGGGACGCGCTCGGGTCGCAGTTCTTCGTGCCCGTGAACCACCCCCTGCTCAAGCTCCGCGAGCTGCCGTCCGGCCCCTGGCAGTGGACGGACGACACGGAGATGGCGTGTTCCGTGGTGGCCGTGCTGGCCGCGCACCACCGCATCGACCAGGACGCACTGGCCCGTTCCTTCGCGCAGCACCACGACTTCGACCGCGGGTACGGCCCCGCGGTGAACCGGCTCCTGCGGCTGGTCCGGGAGGGCGGTGACTGGCGCGAACTGGCGTCCGCCCTGTTCAAGGGGCAGGGCTCCTGGGGCAACGGCGCGGCCATGCGCATCGCTCCCCTGGGGGCCTGGTACGCGGGCGACCCGGAGCAGGCGACCCATCAGGCGGAGATCTCCGCCTACCCCACGCATCAACACCGCGAGGCCGTGGTCGGTGCCATGGCGGTCGCCGCGGCCGCCGCCCTGGTGGCCGCTCCTGGCGGGCCGCCGGGCCCCGGTGCGCTCCTCGACGGTGTGATCTCGCTAGTCCCGAGAAGCGCCGTCTCCGCCGGGCTGCGGCGTGCCCGGGACATGCTCGACTACGCCGACGCGGGCACGGTCGCGGCCGTACTGGGCTGTGGCCGGCGTACGTCGGCGCACGACACCGTGCCGTTCGCGCTCTGGTCCGCCGCGCGTGCCCTGGGCGACTACGAGGAGGCCTTCTGGGCGACGGCCCAGGTGGGTGGCGACGTGGACACGAACTGCGCCATCGTGGGCGGCGTACTCGCCGCGGGAAAGGCCGGGGCGCCGCCGTCGGCGTGGCTGGAGCGGACGGAAACGCTGCCGGAGTGGGCACCTGCAGGGGCGTAG
- a CDS encoding glycogen debranching N-terminal domain-containing protein: MCVALPGLAISTDQGQLTGRGLEGFYRGGRRVLARCQVRVAGREPLAVQARMTAADRARFVGTLRASPDGGPDPDVVVERIRHADGTERITLHSSAQRLLRLPVEVSLGTDLADLGAIASGTAGPELPASVHAFGLRWSCATGGAAVTADPPPTDALASAGLLRWELVLPPGGSTTLELRIRQDGAGPVRAVGHAATSPLAPARAVGDDPRVEALLKTSIDDLQALLLRDPAHPSDTHLAAGAPWRCGMAPAEALAAARMTLPLGTGLAAGTLRTLARTQLPGPGPRSGMLPGPRRDAGPHLPPGCTGTEATLLFPVLLAEARRWGLPEQTTEELLPTAERCLTWLLTTVDDDTYLADPHPGGPLRCETQAHAHRAALLGADLLDAYGRPGGAGLRQWAQRLRTAFRSDFWIEDRSGGRPAAARTPDGRTVPHFGAIAAHLLDTGLLGAGEPAPGLLDKVQTEQLARLFGGPAMDSGWGLRGLGVKEAGYNPFGHRSGAVRIQETAVAMAGLATAGYEKEASALLRGLLAAAEAFQYRLPEMYAGEQRTEGGSPLPHPAACRPSATAAASGVLLLATLAGIRPDAPANAVMLRPVRSVPLGEISLTGLRIAGAPFSVRVGRLGVAMVEEAAAGLQLGA; the protein is encoded by the coding sequence ATCTGCGTCGCCCTCCCCGGGCTCGCGATCTCCACGGACCAGGGGCAGCTCACCGGCCGGGGGCTGGAGGGTTTCTACCGCGGGGGCAGGCGTGTGCTCGCCCGGTGCCAGGTCCGTGTGGCCGGTCGCGAACCGCTCGCGGTACAGGCCCGGATGACCGCTGCCGACCGAGCCCGCTTCGTGGGGACGTTACGAGCCTCCCCGGACGGCGGTCCGGACCCTGACGTCGTCGTCGAGCGGATCCGCCACGCGGACGGCACGGAGCGGATCACCCTGCACAGCTCGGCGCAGCGCCTGCTGCGCCTGCCAGTCGAGGTATCACTCGGTACCGACCTGGCGGACCTGGGCGCGATCGCCTCCGGCACCGCAGGCCCCGAACTGCCCGCCAGTGTCCACGCCTTCGGCCTGCGCTGGTCCTGTGCCACCGGCGGCGCCGCCGTCACGGCCGACCCGCCACCCACCGACGCGCTGGCTTCCGCCGGCCTGTTGCGCTGGGAGCTCGTACTCCCCCCGGGTGGTTCCACGACCTTGGAGCTGCGCATAAGGCAGGACGGGGCGGGACCGGTGCGGGCCGTGGGACACGCGGCGACGAGCCCCCTCGCCCCGGCACGGGCGGTCGGTGACGATCCACGCGTCGAGGCGCTCCTCAAGACCAGCATCGATGACCTGCAGGCACTGCTCCTGCGCGACCCCGCGCACCCCTCCGACACCCATCTCGCCGCAGGGGCACCGTGGCGCTGTGGCATGGCCCCGGCCGAGGCCCTTGCCGCCGCACGAATGACGCTCCCACTCGGCACCGGGCTCGCGGCGGGCACGCTTCGAACCCTCGCTCGTACCCAGCTCCCGGGGCCGGGCCCGAGATCCGGCATGCTCCCCGGACCGCGCAGGGATGCCGGCCCACACCTGCCACCGGGCTGCACAGGCACGGAGGCCACCCTGCTCTTCCCCGTGCTCCTTGCCGAAGCCCGTCGCTGGGGGCTCCCGGAACAGACGACCGAGGAACTGCTCCCGACTGCCGAGCGCTGTCTGACCTGGCTGCTCACGACCGTGGACGACGACACCTACCTTGCCGATCCGCACCCTGGCGGCCCGCTGCGCTGTGAGACACAGGCCCATGCCCACCGCGCCGCCCTTCTCGGCGCCGATCTCCTCGACGCGTACGGCCGACCGGGCGGTGCCGGGCTGCGGCAATGGGCCCAAAGGTTGCGCACGGCGTTCCGGTCCGACTTCTGGATCGAGGACCGGAGCGGCGGCAGACCGGCGGCTGCCCGAACTCCGGACGGGCGCACCGTGCCGCACTTCGGTGCGATCGCCGCCCATCTCCTCGACACCGGTCTGCTGGGCGCGGGCGAGCCGGCCCCCGGGCTGCTCGACAAGGTGCAGACCGAGCAACTCGCCCGGCTGTTCGGCGGCCCGGCCATGGACTCAGGCTGGGGATTGCGCGGCCTGGGCGTCAAGGAGGCGGGATACAACCCTTTCGGCCACCGGAGCGGTGCAGTGCGGATCCAGGAGACCGCGGTGGCCATGGCGGGCCTGGCCACCGCCGGGTACGAGAAGGAGGCGAGTGCGCTGCTGCGCGGCCTCCTGGCGGCAGCCGAGGCTTTCCAGTACAGGCTGCCGGAGATGTACGCGGGAGAGCAGCGCACAGAAGGAGGCTCCCCGCTGCCCCACCCGGCGGCCTGCCGACCGTCGGCCACCGCTGCCGCCTCCGGGGTGCTGCTGCTCGCCACCCTGGCCGGCATCCGTCCGGACGCCCCGGCGAACGCTGTCATGCTCCGCCCGGTACGCAGCGTGCCGCTGGGCGAGATCAGCCTGACCGGGCTGCGGATCGCGGGTGCCCCCTTCTCCGTACGGGTCGGCCGTCTCGGCGTCGCCATGGTCGAGGAGGCTGCCGCAGGACTGCAACTGGGAGCGTGA
- a CDS encoding histidine phosphatase family protein, which yields MVRPRRIVLVRHGESMGNADDTVYEREPDHALALTERGWRQAEETGKRLREVFGKEQVSVYVSPYRRTHETLRAFSLNPDHIRVREEPRLREQDWGNWQDRDDVRLQKAYRDAYGHFFYRFAQGESGADVYDRVGGFLESLYRSFEAPDHPPNVLLVTHGLAMRLFCMRWFHWTVAEFESLSNPGNAEMRMLVLGSDGRYTLDRPFERWRDPESYGITG from the coding sequence ATGGTAAGACCACGGCGCATCGTCCTTGTCCGGCACGGCGAGTCAATGGGCAATGCCGATGACACCGTCTATGAGCGCGAGCCGGACCACGCCCTCGCCCTCACCGAACGCGGCTGGCGGCAGGCGGAGGAGACGGGCAAGCGGCTGCGCGAAGTGTTCGGGAAGGAGCAGGTCAGCGTGTACGTCTCCCCCTACCGTCGCACGCACGAGACCCTGCGCGCGTTCAGCCTGAACCCCGACCACATACGCGTACGCGAGGAGCCCCGGCTCCGCGAGCAGGACTGGGGCAACTGGCAGGACCGGGACGACGTACGGCTGCAGAAGGCGTACCGGGACGCGTACGGGCACTTCTTCTACCGCTTCGCCCAGGGGGAGTCCGGCGCCGACGTGTACGACAGGGTCGGCGGCTTCCTGGAGAGCCTCTACCGCAGCTTCGAGGCACCCGATCATCCGCCCAACGTGCTGCTGGTGACCCACGGGCTGGCCATGCGGCTGTTCTGCATGCGCTGGTTCCACTGGACGGTCGCGGAATTCGAGTCGCTGTCGAATCCGGGGAACGCGGAGATGCGGATGCTCGTTCTCGGGAGTGACGGCAGGTACACCCTTGACCGGCCGTTCGAGCGCTGGCGTGATCCGGAATCGTATGGAATCACCGGATAG